DNA from Hwangdonia lutea:
GATTCAGCAAATCAAGAAAATGGGAAACATGAAAGACCTTGTAGGCATGATTCCCGGAGCCGGTAAAATGATGAAAGATGTTGATATCGATGATGATGCCTTTAAAGGTATTGAAGCCATTATTCATTCCATGACACCAAAAGAGCGTACAAATCCTTCTGTGTTAAATGCAAGTAGAAAAAAGCGTGTCGCGAAAGGGTCTGGCACATCGGTTCAAGAGGTTAATCAATTGCTTAAACAATTTAACCAAATGAGTAAAATGATGAAGATGATGCAAGGTGGCGGCGGTAAAAAAATGATGCAAATGATGAAAAACATGAGGTAAGTTCTCAGTTGGCAGTATGCAGTCAACAGTTTACAGTAGCAGCCTTTAATAAATATAAATTACACTTTGCGCCTTAGCGTCTTTGCGAGAAACATATTATTCGTGAATTCGTGGCTAAAATGAATTAAGCATGACAATTTTAGACGGAAAAAAAACAAGTAACGAAATTAAAGAAGAAATAGCAGATAACGTAAATGCTATGGTTAAAAAAGGCGAAAGAGTACCGCATCTCGCTGCTATTTTAGTCGGGTCGGATGGCGCAAGCATGACCTATGTTAACGCCAAAGTTAAAGCTTGTAAACGTGTTGGGTTTGATTCGACACTTATCGAGCTGCCCGAATACACAACCGAAGAGGATTTACTTGAAAAGATAAACGATTTAAATACCAACGTTGCCATTGATGGTTTTATCGTGCAGTTACCATTGCCCGATCAAATTGATGAACAAAAGGTGTTAATGGCAATAAATCCTGATAAAGATGTAGATGGTTTTCACCCTGTAAATGTGGGAAGAATGGCTTTAGATTTGCCAACATTTTTACCCGCAACACCATACGGAATCATGGAATTGTTAGAGCGCTATCAAATTGAAACTTCAGGTAAGAATGTGGTGGTTATGGGACGAAGCCATATTGTTGGTCGCCCGATGAGTATATTAATGAGCCAAAAAAGAAAAGCAGGCGATGCAACGGTAACTGTGGTTCATAGCCGCTCAAAAAACTTAGCAGACATCACCAAAAAAGCCGATATAATTGTTGCTGCCATAGGGATTTCAGAATTTTTAACGGGCGATATGGTTAAAGAAGATGTGGTTATCATTGATGTTGGTATTACGCGTGTGCCGGACGCAACTAAGAAAAATGGCTACAGATTAGCAGGCGATGTGCATTTTGAAAGTGTAAGTAAAAAAGCAAGCTATATTACGCCAGTTCCCGGTGGTGTTGGCCCCATGACGATTGCCATGTTGCTTAAAAACACATTGTTGGCAAGAGAAAGACGTTGAAATTAGTGCTAAATATTTTATTAAATTGCGTTATGGATTTTCAGGTTTATAACGCCATTTTTTTATTTAATAGAGTCGCAATTGGAAGTTTAGAGCATATACTACCCATTCTTGTTTCCGTACTATTTTGTGTTTTTTTCATTAGACATTCCAAACGAAAATTCACTAAAAGTCAGCAAGCTAAAGCGTTACACACATTTGGTTGTTTGGTTTCCTTAGTTGTATTGACATTCCATTTATACCATGTAAGTTTGGGAAATTACAGCATCAAAACAGATTTGCCTTTGTATTTGTGCAGTTTGGTAGCCTTGCTAATCCCCATTTTTACTTATTTCAGGAAATTTTGGATGTACGAAATATTATTGTTTTGGATAATTGCAGGAACGACGCACGGTGTTTTAACACCAGATATTGCCGAGGGTTTTCCAACCTTTGATTACTTTAGATATTGGACCGTACACCTGGGATTATTAATCATTATTTTTTATGCCATTTTTGTTTTTAAAATGAAGCCTACATTTAAAAGTGTTTTTAAATCGTTTGTTGCGTTGCAGTGCTACTTTGTTTTTATGGTGATTATCAATTTTATTTTAAATGCCAATTATTTTTATTTGAATGAAAAACCACAATCTGCATCTGTATTAGATTATTTTGGTGAATGGCCCGTGTATATCACAGTTGTTCAAATTATTATTATTCCTTATTTTTTGTTGATTTATTTTCCTTTTTATTTAGTAGAAAGAAGCCGAAAAAAGAAAATATCTGCTATTTAGCAAATAATTGATTGGCGTCTTTGAAGGCTTTAAATTCTAAAGCATTTCCCGATGGGTCGTAAAAAAACATGGTGGCTTGCTCACCAACCAAACCTTCAAACCTAATATAGGGTTCAATACTAAATTCAACGTTTTTGCTTTTTAAATCTTCCGCGAAAGCGTGAAAAACATCCCAAGGTAAAACGACACCGAAGTGGGGCACGGGAACCGATTTTCCGTCAACCGCATTGGTGTGTAAATCGGTATCCGTTTTTGGTTTGTAATGAATCACCAATTGGTGCCCAAAAAAGTTAAAATCTACCCAATGGTCGCTGCTACGTCCTTCTTCGCAATTTAAAATATCGCGATAAAAGGTTCTGCAAGTTTCTAAATTATAAACTGGAATGGCGAGATGAAAAGGAGATAGCACAGTTGAAATTGCTTAAATGTTTTTATAAAAATAGTGTTTATCTTTTACATTCAATTTTCCAAGTCGGGTACACTATTTTTTCGGTTTTATCCACCCATTCTCCAATCCATTTATAGCCCAATTTACTAATGTCGTAAAAGGTTAAACGGTAAAAACCGTCCATTCCGTTGGGGGCTTTTTGTTCGCGATACAATACAATATTGCCGTTTTCCCGTTTATTCCCTGTCCAAGTGGATAATTTAGGGGATGGTGTTTTAGACGAATAATAATGCACAAACCATTTACTGCTATCGGTAATAAATTGCCTGATGCTTCCCGAATGTCCGCCATCAGCTTTCAAGGTTTCGTCCTGCACGCCCATGCCATTCATAATATATTTCCACCGCCATATCATATTAACAGCATCATTCCAAGTGCCGTCTTGTTTTCTGGATGTCGATTTGCAATGGCATTCACCAATTAGTGCATCAAAATCTTTAACTTGTGCCGGCGCGTTTGGATTGGCTTGTCCAAAAGGAAACGCTTCCGAAGCATCGTAATCATATTGTGCAAAAGCAGCGCATGATATTAAAAATAGCATTTTAGTTATTAGTCTCATAATTAACGTTTTTCTAAAGTTAATTAAGAAATGGAAGCGCTATACAGGTTTTATGATTAAATTAACAGGATGCCTATTTTTTTTTGCGACTATTTTTATTGTAAGTTTTACTTGAGCCCTCTAAAAGATTATTTAATTCGCTAAATTCCTCTTTGGTCAATTCTCGATATTTACCAACAGGCATATCCAGTTTAATATTCATAATCCTGATACGCTTAAGCGTTTGCACTTCGTAGTTGAGATATTCGCACATGCGACGAATTTGCCGATTTAAACCTTGTGTTAATATGATGCTGAACGTATTGGAATTAATTTTTTTAACGACACATTTATTGGTCGATTTCCCTAATTCCTCCAGGTAAATTCCACCGGACATTCTTTTAATAAAGGTTTGCGAAATAGGCTTATCAACCGTAACAATGTATTCTTTGTCGTGGTTATTGCTGACTCTAAGGATTTTATTTACAATATCGCCATCGTCTGTTAAAAGTATTAGGCCTTCGCTGGGTTTATCTAATCTGCCAATAGGAAAAATGCGTCTCGGGTAATTAATAAAATCGATAATATTATCTTTTTCAACACTTGTATCCGTGGTACAGACTATACCGACAGGTTTGTTAAACGCCAAATAAACAAAGGCTTCTTTGGTGTTTTTAATTTCTTCACCATCAACATGCACCACATCGTTGGGGGCTATTTTTGTACCCATTTCTGGCACTGCGCCGTTAATGGTAACTCTGCCAGCTTCAATGAGTTTGTCTGCTTCTCTGCGCGAGCAATATCCAGCTTCGCTTAAAAATTTATTGATACGTTTTA
Protein-coding regions in this window:
- the folD gene encoding bifunctional methylenetetrahydrofolate dehydrogenase/methenyltetrahydrofolate cyclohydrolase FolD — its product is MTILDGKKTSNEIKEEIADNVNAMVKKGERVPHLAAILVGSDGASMTYVNAKVKACKRVGFDSTLIELPEYTTEEDLLEKINDLNTNVAIDGFIVQLPLPDQIDEQKVLMAINPDKDVDGFHPVNVGRMALDLPTFLPATPYGIMELLERYQIETSGKNVVVMGRSHIVGRPMSILMSQKRKAGDATVTVVHSRSKNLADITKKADIIVAAIGISEFLTGDMVKEDVVIIDVGITRVPDATKKNGYRLAGDVHFESVSKKASYITPVPGGVGPMTIAMLLKNTLLARERR
- a CDS encoding pseudouridine synthase, with the protein product MSQSLKRINKFLSEAGYCSRREADKLIEAGRVTINGAVPEMGTKIAPNDVVHVDGEEIKNTKEAFVYLAFNKPVGIVCTTDTSVEKDNIIDFINYPRRIFPIGRLDKPSEGLILLTDDGDIVNKILRVSNNHDKEYIVTVDKPISQTFIKRMSGGIYLEELGKSTNKCVVKKINSNTFSIILTQGLNRQIRRMCEYLNYEVQTLKRIRIMNIKLDMPVGKYRELTKEEFSELNNLLEGSSKTYNKNSRKKK
- a CDS encoding VOC family protein, with the protein product MLSPFHLAIPVYNLETCRTFYRDILNCEEGRSSDHWVDFNFFGHQLVIHYKPKTDTDLHTNAVDGKSVPVPHFGVVLPWDVFHAFAEDLKSKNVEFSIEPYIRFEGLVGEQATMFFYDPSGNALEFKAFKDANQLFAK
- a CDS encoding YwaF family protein, producing MDFQVYNAIFLFNRVAIGSLEHILPILVSVLFCVFFIRHSKRKFTKSQQAKALHTFGCLVSLVVLTFHLYHVSLGNYSIKTDLPLYLCSLVALLIPIFTYFRKFWMYEILLFWIIAGTTHGVLTPDIAEGFPTFDYFRYWTVHLGLLIIIFYAIFVFKMKPTFKSVFKSFVALQCYFVFMVIINFILNANYFYLNEKPQSASVLDYFGEWPVYITVVQIIIIPYFLLIYFPFYLVERSRKKKISAI